One genomic window of Micromonospora sp. WMMD1128 includes the following:
- a CDS encoding leucyl aminopeptidase encodes MTSPRTTLSLVDTDPAELAVDAIVIGVHSQTTEPGDGSPAAALLLASGAESIAAAFDGKLTETLALLGATGGPGEVIKLATLGTVTAPVVVAVGLGPEPAGAAPAPESLRRAAGAAVRALAGSPRVALALPLPDDADAPAALRAVAEGALLGGYRFAGYKTKPQPTRREPVAEVLVAVPDAADATAQAEVARAQAVAGAVRTSRDWVNTAPNELRPPAFADAVATAAREAGLDVEVLDEAALAAGGYGGIIAVGQGSEAPPRLVKLTYTPAGGGNGKRVALVGKGITFDTGGISIKPAQGMWEMKSDMAGAAAVGAAMLAVAALKPSVTVTGYLPMAENMPSGTSYRPGDVITMFNGKKVEVLNTDAEGRMVLADAIARACSDGTDYLFETSTLTGGQVISLGKRIAGVMGSPELCERVRVAGDATGEPAWPMPLPDDVRKGMESDVADISQVNAGMDRAGHMLQGGVFLREFVADEVAWAHIDIAGPGYHSGEPTGYLTKGGTGVPVRTLLALVDDVAANG; translated from the coding sequence GTGACATCGCCCCGTACCACCCTCAGCCTGGTCGACACCGACCCCGCCGAACTCGCCGTCGACGCGATCGTGATCGGCGTGCACAGCCAGACCACCGAACCGGGCGACGGCTCACCCGCCGCCGCCCTGCTGCTGGCCAGCGGCGCGGAGAGCATCGCCGCCGCGTTCGACGGAAAGCTGACCGAGACGCTGGCCCTGCTCGGCGCGACAGGTGGCCCGGGCGAGGTGATCAAGCTGGCCACGCTCGGCACGGTGACCGCCCCGGTGGTCGTCGCCGTCGGGCTAGGCCCGGAGCCCGCCGGCGCCGCGCCCGCCCCCGAGTCCCTGCGCCGGGCCGCCGGCGCGGCGGTGCGGGCGCTGGCCGGCTCGCCGCGGGTCGCCCTCGCCCTGCCGTTGCCCGACGACGCCGATGCCCCGGCCGCGCTGCGCGCGGTCGCCGAGGGCGCGCTGCTCGGCGGTTACCGGTTCGCCGGTTACAAGACCAAGCCGCAGCCGACCCGCCGGGAGCCGGTGGCGGAGGTGCTGGTCGCGGTGCCGGACGCCGCCGACGCGACCGCCCAGGCCGAGGTGGCCCGGGCGCAGGCGGTGGCCGGCGCGGTGCGGACCAGCCGGGACTGGGTCAACACCGCCCCGAACGAGTTGCGCCCGCCGGCGTTCGCCGACGCGGTGGCGACCGCCGCCCGGGAGGCCGGGCTCGACGTCGAGGTGCTGGACGAGGCGGCGCTGGCCGCCGGTGGCTACGGCGGCATCATCGCCGTCGGCCAGGGCTCGGAGGCGCCGCCGCGGCTGGTGAAGCTCACGTACACGCCGGCCGGCGGCGGCAACGGCAAGCGGGTCGCGCTTGTCGGCAAGGGCATCACGTTCGACACCGGCGGCATCTCGATCAAGCCGGCGCAGGGCATGTGGGAGATGAAGTCGGACATGGCCGGCGCGGCGGCGGTCGGCGCGGCCATGCTGGCGGTGGCGGCGCTCAAGCCGTCTGTGACGGTCACCGGCTACCTCCCGATGGCGGAGAACATGCCGTCGGGCACCAGCTACCGGCCGGGCGACGTGATCACCATGTTCAACGGCAAGAAGGTCGAGGTGCTCAACACCGACGCCGAGGGCCGGATGGTCCTGGCCGACGCCATCGCCCGGGCCTGCTCCGACGGCACCGACTACCTGTTCGAGACGTCGACGCTCACCGGCGGCCAGGTGATCTCGCTGGGCAAGCGGATCGCCGGCGTGATGGGCAGCCCGGAGCTGTGCGAGCGGGTGCGGGTGGCCGGCGACGCGACCGGCGAGCCGGCCTGGCCGATGCCGCTGCCGGACGACGTGCGCAAGGGCATGGAGTCCGACGTGGCCGACATCTCCCAGGTCAACGCCGGCATGGACCGGGCCGGGCACATGCTCCAGGGCGGGGTCTTCCTGCGCGAGTTCGTCGCCGACGAGGTGGCCTGGGCGCACATCGACATCGCCGGCCCCGGCTACCACTCGGGCGAGCCCACCGGCTACCTGACGAAGGGCGGCACCGGCGTGCCGGTGCGAACCCTGCTAGCGCTGGTGGACGACGTAGCCGCCAACGGCTGA